A section of the Balearica regulorum gibbericeps isolate bBalReg1 chromosome 6, bBalReg1.pri, whole genome shotgun sequence genome encodes:
- the SLC38A11 gene encoding putative sodium-coupled neutral amino acid transporter 11 → MERGGPEPPAVAAHQVETDDQTALVSKPRNKGGNSDLASAGFNIINSIIGSGIIGLPYSMKEAGFPLGVLLLFGVAYITDYSIILLIKGGNLSSTNTYQELVRKTYGLVGYLILSTLQFLYPFIAMISYNIITGDTLTKVFQRIPGVGPDNVLTDRHFIILLTTIIFTLPISLYRDIGKLGKVSLISLILTVVILIIVMMRTVTFSPQVPKSENAWIFAKSNAVQAVGVMSFAFICNHNSFLIYGSLEEPTLKNWSRVTHVSVSLAVVISVVFAACGYTTFTGYTEGDIFENYCRDDNLATFGRFCYGVTVILTFPLECFVTREVIANVFFHGNLSTIFHIVVTVVITAVATAVSLVYDCLGIVLELNGVLSATPLVFIIPTACYLRLSKERWNHSDNLISCLILAVGVLVMTVGFVLTILHPQECSHGKEMFYCFPSNVSFHNSTLPP, encoded by the exons ATGGAGCGCGGCGGCCCAGAGCCGCCGGCTGTCGCTGCTCACCAG GTAGAAACAGATGACCAAACAGCCCTTGTTAGTAAGCCCAGGAATAAAGGAGGAAACAGTGATCTAGCATCAGCTGGATTTAACATTATCAACTCTATCATAGGATCAGGCATTATAG GATTGCCATATTCAATGAAGGAAGCTGGTTTTCCACTAGGAGTACTGCTTTTATTTGGGGTTGCCTATATCACAG aTTATTCCATTATATTACTGATCAAAGGAGGAAACCTCTCCAGTACCAACACCTATCAAGAGCTGGTCAGAAAAACATACGGTCTTGTAGGTTATCTAATTCTTTCAACTCTTCAATTTTTATATCCATTTATTG ctATGATCAGTTACAACATAATAACAGGAGACACTTTAACTAAAGTTTTTCAGAGAATTCCTGGAG tTGGACCAGATAATGTGCTTACTGACCGTCACTTCATAATTCTTCTTACCACCATCATCTTTACCTTGCCTATATCTTTGTATCGAGACATAGGAAAACTGGGAAAG gtatctcttatttctctgattttaaCTGTCGTCATCCTGATTATTGTGATGATGAGAACAGTAACATTCAGTCCACAAGT ACCCAAGTCAGAAAATGCATGGATATTTGCAAAATCAAATGCAGTACAAGCTGTTGGGGTGATGTCATTtg CATTCATCTGCAACCATAACAGCTTTTTAATATATGGGTCTCTGGAAGAACCCACATTAAAGAACTGGTCTCGAGTCACACATGTGTCTGTCTCACTTGCTGTTGTTATCAGTGTAGTGTTTGCTGCATGTGGATATACGACTTTTACAGGATACACAGAAG GAGATATATTTGAAAACTACTGTAGAGATGACAACCTTGCTACGTTTGGAAGGTTTTGTTATGGAGTTACTGTAATTCTGACCTTCCCCCTTGAATGTTTTGTGACGAGAGAG GTGATTGCCAATGTGTTTTTCCATGGGAACCTCTCAACGATTTTCCATATTGTTGTGACAGTAGTTATCACTGCTGTGGCAACTGCTGTATCATTAGTGTATGACTGCCTTGGAATAGTTTTAGAGCTGAAT GGAGTTCTGAGTGCTACCCCACTTGTTTTTATCATCCCAACAGCGTGTTATCTAAGGCTGTCCAAAGAGCGATGGAACCATTCAGATAACCTCATATCCTGCCTGATTCTTGCTGTCGGTGTGCTAGTGATGAcagttgggtttgttttgacTATCTTGCATCCCCAGGAATGTAgccatggaaaagaaatgttctaCTGCTTCCCtagtaatgtttcttttcacaacAGTACACTTCCACCATAG